The DNA segment GTGTTATCTCCTAATTTGGCATCAGCCAAATAGGAATCCTTTTGAGTCCAAACGTTGTCCATGTTACCCGTGCGAAGACGGGCATATAGATGATCCTTTCCTGAAAAGGATGTACTGAGATTCAGTGTATAACGGTACGATAAGTTGCTGCCATTACTGTTGCAATTACTGTTTTTCTTATTGCATTCTTGTCTATTATCATAAGTAACGGCACCAAGAAATAAGTCTGCTTGACCTTGCAGTTTAGTAGTAGTGGAAAACTGGGTTGCTTCCAATTCGCCAACGCGAGCTTCAAGGCCATCGGCACGGCCACGAACGATAGCGAGTTCGGTTTCGAATTCATTAAGGAGGCGACGCAGTTCGTCAGTGACTTCGGTAGTACGGTCGAGGCAGGAGTTCAGCAGTGCTGCGGCCTCGTATCGAGTCATTACCCGGTTACCACGAAAAGCTCCGTTTGGATAACCAGCAACGCAGCCATACCGTTCCACTAGGTTATTTAGTGCTTGATAAGCCCAGTCGGTAGGGTAAACGTCAGAGAATTGGGTCACACTAGCGACTTGGTTAAGACTGTTAGTAGAAGAGTCAGCCGCGTAGTCAGAAACACCGTTGATGTTGATCTCAGCGGCATTGACACCAGAGACCAGAAGGCCAAGAGTGGCGGGAGCCGCCAGTATTTGCTGGAAAAGCTTCACTTGAGAATTCCTCACACAGAAAGCGCCAGATTCTCTAAGCGATCGCGATCTTGCCTTGCTCAAAAAGTATTTAACGTAACAAATTATATGATTAGATCATAACGATTGATCGTTCTACACATTGCGGTTGAGTTATCAATGGTAATCTTGTTTTTTGCTAGAATTAATGTGCCTTTTATTTCAGTGAGTTGTAATTTTTGCTAGTTTGATCTTTAGTGCAAGTTTTTGAGTCGTTTTCAGCGCCTACAATCGCTGATTGTTAGCCTGACGAGGCTTATGGAATTATCTGCCGACGCTAGAGCCAATCTTTTAAGAATTCATAAGAAAAAAGGATGCAGGAAGTCTAAATGTTCAAAGTGGAGAGGCGGTTCTTGCCGTTGTGGCCGTGATTAATCCCAACAAATAGTGTGCTTTTATCTTATCAGTTGAAACAGTTTCTGTATGTTTTAGGCTAACTACCAAGTTAACAGCTAGGTAGCTAGCCTAATTACTTTCCTTGCTTAATTGAGTGTATAATTAAATCACAAAGACCTCGATCTCCTTGGGTTTATAACTAAACATCAAAATAATTGGAGACGGTTTTGAGCCATAATTAAAGTAATTAGCTACTATGTACTTAAAGAGACCGTGAACTGAGGAGTTATCATTGGTAACAGTTATTGGTTGCAGATTAATTGTCTGAAATAATTGGTACCCCATTTTAATACTAGTTATTGGCATGTCGCCAGTCGGTAATAATTGGGCAACCATAAGACACCGCTTCTTAACTGTGATGTTCCTGGATATTTTGCATCTTATCTATATACTACTGAGTTCCTGTGTATACTCTCGGTGTTAGCATCATTCCATCTTTGCTGTAGCTGCTGCTGTTTCCAATTAAAATTATCGTTAACATGTCGACTTGTTCTGGAATTAGTGCTTCAAGAGTCGTGAGTTTAATACTCTCGTTTTCTCTTCCTAATTGCCTTGCTAAAGCCACTGGAGTTGAGTGTCTTCGATATTTCAACAATACATCCTGTGTTTTCGCTAGCTGCCAGTCTCTGTCCTTGGACCTAGGGTTATAGAGGGCTATTACAAAGTCGCCAGTGGCAGCACTTTTAATTCGTTTTTCAATTACATGCCATGGAGTTAGCCAATCGCTTAAACTAATCGCGCAGAAGTCATGCATTAGAGGTGCTCCAACTTTTGCCGCCGCTAGTTGAAGTGCTGAAATACCTGGATGGACTTGAAACTTGGGTCGTTCTCGTTTAGTTCTTTGAAGCCATAGGTCGAGTGCAAGCCCCGCCATCCCATAAATGCCGCTGTCTCCTGATGAAATCAAGGCGACACGTGCCCCTTGGCATGCAAGTTCCAAGGCTTCAGAACACCGGTCTCGTTCTTTTGTAAGCTCGCCATCAAAGCGGATTTGTTCGGGCTGGCGTAACGGTTCTATCAAATCAAGGTAGAGTTTATATCCGACCCAGCAGCTGCATCGGCTTAAAGCACCTTTGCAATCATTGCTTAGTAGAGCTGGATCTCCAGGGCCGCTTCCGATCAGATGAAGTTCCCCACGTTGGGGTGCTATTGCAATGGTGCTTTCGGCAACGGCAATTGTGACGGCACCTTTTTCTGATTTACTCGCATGATAAACGCGCTTAGTTTGTAGCAATGAGCCCTTATTTCCTACCGTTAAAAGAGCGGCTGCCTCGGCTACGGATGCGGTTCCCATTTCTTTAAACACTGTTTCAGACGGAGTTGGTGCTGAGATAGTCGCCAGGTTTTCGGCCGCATAGGTACGTAGTAGCCAACGATTTTCTTCACAGAGAGCAAGCAATGCTGGTTCATTAGCTTTACGATCTGCGGTTGCTAGGCCGGCAACAGCTTCGATAGCTAATCCAGCTTCATCCAATGAGCGTGCAATTCCCCGGCGTAGCACTGTTATGCTGGTGCCCCGTTCACAGCCCACCCCAATCCAAAGAGTCGGTGGATGCCAAGAACATCCCTCATAATGATTTGGACCGATAAAAAAATCGATACTACCGGCTTCTACCATATCGATTAAAGGGAAAATAGTCGCATTTAGCCAACGTCGATCACCGCTATTTTGCATAACCCTCATAGGCTGAGCACGGGCCTGGTTTTTCATTAGATTGCGCCAGGATTCCGCCGTTCCGCTGCGACGCCAACCCCAGGCTTCTCCAAAGCAATCAACCGGAAGTCGTCGCTCATAGAAGCAGGAGCTTGTTATTACAGCGGTTCCCCCCAGTTCTGCTGCTAACTCCAGAGCACATCGCTCCGCTCCGCTGCTATGCCCCCCCAACAGTGGAATCACATGTTCACCGCCCGGGTCAAGGACCAAAATAGCTGGATCTAAATCCTTTCCCCGAATGATGGGGGCGATTAATCGGGTAATTGCCCCAACTGATCCTACGATGACGAATCTATTTTCAGGTTGCCAGTATCTGGCAAGTTCTACTTTGAAATCTTTTTCCTGTGGAATGATTTGATTGAGATGTCCCAGCTGCAATAGTCTTTTCAGAATCGAGTTGCTGCTAGAAGACAGGCCAAAGCCTATAAATCTGGTATCTGATGAGGTAGTCAGGATGTTCTAGAACCTGCTGGAGTTTACTACGCAAGCTACCATCGTTACTGAGAAATCTCATACTCACTCACTCATTCCGCTAGTCGGCGCCGTAACATAACCTTCACAGAATAGGAGTTATGAGCAAGTAAAAATTGCTAGCTTTGGGGTCGCCTCCTCAGGTATCAAGACTCCTAAATAATGATGTTTGTGTGATTCTCCTTCGAGCTTGGTTTCAAGACTCCGATCAAAATCGCAGGCTCAGTAATTTGTCCTTTCTTTGACGTTTAGCTACGTTAGGCTTTAAGGTAAACGTTTTGATTCACTTGGGTTCAGTAAAATGTTCGAGCTCAAGCGATATGGCATATGGTTCTCCGCTTAAACGTATTACTTCCTCATCTGTTAAGTGTGCTTGCAACCAAATCGGGTTAGTAGTTTTGCTAGCCGATTGGTGAATTAGCTGGTTATTAAACACAGGGGTGATTATTTCGCCAATCTCGTTCAGTAGTTCCATCTGCACCAAGTTGTCACTGTTAACGGTCGTCCCTGCGAGCCATATTGCCTCCTGACTATCCACCAAAAAACTTTCATCGTTAACGCTTAGTCGCAGTTTCCAACGCTCATCCCCATCTCGTAGATTCTGAAGAGGTGCATTCCAGATGATCCAGTCAAGCAGTATTGGTTGTAAGGCTGAACCGTTTGTGTTCGTAACAGCAACCAACCAAGGTTCTTTCTCTTGAGGCTGTGTTCCCTCAGTGCGTTGCCATAAATGAAATCGTCCCTGGATCATAGCTCCTGGGGTTTTGACAGCTTCGCCCCAGGGATAAGCAGCCCAAGCGCTGAAGCGATGGCTCCCTGGGGAAAGATCGTCAATCCGCACTAGCAGGCGGTTTTCGTCTATCTCGTCAAGTTGTAGTGCCGGACGATTGTCGACTTGAACCGCTACGTGGGGGCCAATTCCCAATTCTGAATCAGTGCCAACGGGCCAGTCTCTTACCTCCAGCATCAATTCAATGCTGTCAGATTTGATTACACTGTCGTTATTAGGAGTGATCAGCTGAAGATTGGGTTGATACCGTTGCAGTTTTTGACGGATCTGCTGCACAGCTCCAGGAGGAGCAACCTCCTGCAATTGACCGACGGACATTCCACCTGACAAAGGGTCAGGGCTTCCACCGGGTCCTAGGAATAGCCACCCTGGGACCACTATCCCTGAGACTAGAATAGTGATAATAAAAAGCGCCGCCATAAGCAAACCTAAAGGTAGTAACAGACCCAGGCTTGGCATTGTACGTTTTAGTGCGAATTGATTTATTGTGACCAGCCTGATGTTATCGATCAAAAATTCTTAAGTTAAATAATGCCCGAATTGAGCTTGACCATACAAGTCAAAACCCTACTTTAATTTACATTTTGCTTAATCCATTAAGTTCAGAATCCTAATTATTGACTGAATCGCAGCAGGATTGAATCTTTGTAACTCAGGGGGCAGAATTACTCCTATCCGCTCCTATGCTTCGACCAGTGGGCCCCACCTTTGGGGCTCCAGTGCAGCAAAGGGGGTTTAGGCTTTCTTTGAGGCATTGATGCCCTAACTCGACTCCTATACGGAGCTGTGCTCAGGGCCCCGGTGGGCTTCGGTCCATCGGAGGGGTGGCTCACCACCTCGATCCCGTCCCTCGAGGAATGACTCGATGACTATTAGCCCACCTGAGCGTGGGAGTGACGTGAAAAGCCAGGTTGAAAGGGTTGACAAGCCAGCAACCTTTGAACTGTTCGGTAAGCCCGGACACTTTGACCGAACTCTCGCGAAGGGTCCCAAAACCACAACCTGGGTTTGGAATCTTCACGCCAACGCTCACGATTTCGATGCCCATACGAGTGACCTTCAAGAGGTCTCTCGGCGAATTTTCTCTGCTCACTTTGGCCATCTGGCCGTAATTTTTATCTGGTTGAGTGGCGCTTTCTTTCATGGTGCTCGCTTCTCCAACTATTCCGGTTGGCTTCTGGATCCCACCCATGTGAAGCCCAGTGCTCAGGTGGTGTGGCCGGTCTTTGGTCAAGAAGTACTTAATGGCGATGTGGGTGCCGGCTTCCATGGCATTCAAATCACCTCAGGCCTCTTTCAAGTGTGGAGAGCTTGGGGCATTACCAGCGAAACCCAGCTAATGGCCTTAGCCATCGGCGCGCTGGTTATGGCTGGTCTTATGCTTAACGCCGGCGTTTTCCACTATCACAGGGCAGCGCCAAGGTTGGAGTGGTTCCAGAATGTTGAGTCTATGCTCAACCACCACCTGGCAGGTCTGCTAGGCCTAGGCTCACTGTCTTGGGCTGGTCACCTCATCCATGTGTCCCTACCCATCACTAAGTTAACGGATGCCATCGATGCCGGCGAGCCTCTGGTTTTGAACGGCACAACCATCGCTTCAGTAGCTGACATCCCTCTCCCTCATGAGTTCTTCAATCAGGACTTGTTAGCCCAGCTATATCCTGGGATTGGGTCGGGCGTCTCCGCTTTCTTCTCAGGCAACTGGGCTGCTTACAGCGATTTCCTCACCTTTAAGGGCGGATTAAACCCAGTTACTGGAAGTCTCTGGATGACAGATATCGCTCACCATCATGTGGCGATTGCTGTGATGTTCATTGTTGCCGGTCACATGTACCGAACCAACTGGGGCATTGGTCACTCCATTAAGGAGATTCAGGAAAATCAGAAGGGCGACCCTCTACTGTTTCCTGCAACTAATGGTCACGATGGGCTCTATGAGTTCATGACCACCTCCTGGCATGCTCAGTTAGCTGTGAACCTAGCTATTAGTGGTTCCGTGAGCATCATCGTTGCTCAGCACATGTATGCGATGCCTCCGTATCCATACATCGCTATCGACTACCCGACCCAGATTGGTCTGTTTACACACCACATGTGGATCGGTGGATTCTTAATTGTTGGTGCTGGTGCTCACGCTGCTATCGCTATGGTTCGCGACTACGACCCGGCCAAGCATGTCGACAACGTCCTAGATCGGGTACTCAAGGCGCGCGACGCGATCATAAGTCATCTTAATTGGGTATGTATTTGGCTAGGAGCGCACAGTTTCGGTCTTTACATACACAATGACACTATGCGTGCTCTGGGACGTCCCCAGGATATGTTTAGCGATTCAGCAATTTCAATTCAGCCGATATTTGCTCAGTGGATTCAGAACATTCATGCGTCTGCAGCTGGCAGCACCGTTCCAAATGCTCTTGCTGGTGCCAGCGAAATATTTAATGGCTCAGTTGTTGCTGTTGGCAACAAGGTGGCTGCGGCTCCCATGCCATTGGGTACAGCCGACTTCATGGTTCACCACATTCACGCCTTCACTATTCATGTAACGGTGTTGATTTTATTGAAGGGTGTTCTGTACGCTCGTAGCTCTCGTCTGATTCCGGACAAAGCGAACCTTGGCTTCCGCTTCTCATGCGATGGCCCTGGCCGTGGCGGTACATGTCAAGTGTCAGCTTGGGATCATGTATTCCTTGGCCTATTCTGGATGTACAACTCCCTTTCGGTTGTTATTTTCCACTTTTCCTGGAAGATGCAAAGCGATATCTGGGGAACAATGAATGCAGACGGTTCGGTTGCACACATCACTAACGGTAACTTTGCTCAGAGCGCTATCACAATCAATGGTTGGCTGCGTGACTTCTTGTGGGCTCAAGCCGTACAGGTAATCAACAGCTATGGCTCTGCTACTAGTGCTTACGGAATTATGTTCCTAGGCGCCCACTTTATTTGGGCTTTTAGCTTAATGTTCCTGTTCAGTGGTCGTGGCTATTGGCAAGAGTTAATCGAGTCTATTGTTTGGGCTCACAATAAGCTGAAGGTGGCTCCCGCCATTCAGCCTCGTGCGCTTTCAATCATCCAAGGGCGTGCGGTGGGTGTTGCCCATTACCTCTTGGGTGGTATTGCGACCACGTGGGCTTTCTTCCACGCCCACATTCTCGTGGTCGGCTGACTTTACCTGACCTTTCCCTCAATAATGGCAACGAAATTTCCTTCGTTCAGCCAGGGTCTGGCCCAGGACCCGACAACCCGTCGTATTTGGTACGGGATCGCTACGGCTCACGATTTCGAGAGCCATGACGGAATGACGGAGGAGCGGCTTTATCAAAAGCTCTTTTCCACCCATTTCGGTCATCTAGCGATCATCGGCTTGTGGGTTTCGGGAAACCTGTTCCACATCGCCTGGCAGGGCAACTTCGAGCAATGGGTTATCGACCCTCTGCACGTGCGCCCAATTGCTCATGCAATTTGGGATCCCCACTTTGGTCAAGGCGCCATAGATGCTTTCACTCAGGCAGGGGCCTCATCACCGGTGAACGTGGCCTATTCCGGTCTGTATCATTGGTTTTATACAATCGGTATGACCACAAACGCTGAGCTGTATCAAGGATCTATCTTTATGATGATTCTTTCGGCTTGGGCTTTGTTTGCCGGATGGTTGCATTTACAGCCTAAGTTTCGTCCCTCTCTTGCTTTTTTTAAAAACGCAGAGTCACGTTTGAATCACCATCTGGCTGTCCTTTTTGGGTTCAGTTCTATTGCATGGACTGGTCATTTAGTTCATGTTGCGATTCCTGAATCACGCGGTCAACACGTTGGTTGGGATAACTTCCTCAGCGTTATGCCTCATCCCGCTGGTCTTGGTCCTTTCTTTACAGGCAACTGGAGTGTTTACGCGCAAAACCCTGATTCTATGAATCAGGTATTTGGTAGCTCTGAAGGTTCTGGGACGGCTATTTTGACCTTCTTGGGTGGTTTCCATCCCCAGACCGAGGCCCTTTGGCTTACGGATATCGCACACCATCACTTAGCGATTGGTTGCCTATTTGTGATTGCTGGCCATATGTACCGAACCAATTTTGGCATCGGTCACTCTATCAAGGAAATCCTCGAAGCCCACAATCCTCCCAAAGGCACGCCTGGCGACTTAGGCGCTGGCCACAAAGGTCTTTATGACACTATCAATAATAGTCTGCATTTCCAGCTGGGTTTAGCTCTTGCTTGTCTTGGCGTGGTAACCAGTTTGGTAGCGCAGCACATGTACGCTATGCCCTCGTATGCTTTCATCGCGAGGGACTATACAACACAAGCAGCTTTGTACACCCATCACCAGTACATTGCTATCGCTTTGATGTGCGGAGCTTTCGCTCACGGTGCAATTTTTTTCATTCGTGATTATGAACCGGAAGCCAATAGGGACAATGTCTTGGCTCGGATGCTTGAACACAAAGAGGCAATCATTAGCCACCTGAGCTGGGTTTCTCTATTTCTTGGCTTTCATACGCTTGGCCTCTACGTCCATAACGACGTAGTTGTTGCTTTTGGCACCCCTGAGAAGCAGATTTTAGTTGAACCTGTTTTTGCTCAGTTTGTTCAAGCAGCCTCAGGCAAAGCAATTTATGGCTTTGATGTGCTGCTTTCTAATGCTGGGGGTGCTGCTGCCAATGCAAACGCTGCCTACATGGACGGTTGGATGGGTGCAATCAACGGCAACACTGATGTGTTTTTGCCCATTGGTCCTGGTGATTTTCTTGTTCACCACGCCATCGCTCTTGGACTCCACACTACAACTCTAATCCTTGTGAAAGGTGCTTTGGATGCTCGTGGTTCCAAGCTAATGCCAGATAAGAAAGACTTTGGTTATTCTTTCCCCTGTGATGGTCCCGGTCGTGGCGGTACTTGTGACATTTCTGCTTGGGACGCGTTCTACCTAGCCGTGTTCTGGGCTCTCAATACAGTTGGTTGGCTCACTTTCTACTGGCACTGGAAACACCTCGCAATTTGGTCCGGCAACGTAGCTCAGTTCAATGAATCTAGTACTTATCTGATGGGCTGGTTCCGGGATTATCTGTGGCTTAATTCGTCTCAGTTAATTAACGGATATAACCCGTTTGGCAGTAATAATCTAGCTGTTTGGGCATGGATGTTCCTATTTGGCCATTTGGTTTGGGCCACAGGTTTCATGTTCTTGATTTCCTGGAGAGGTTATTGGCAGGAACTGATTGAGACTATAGTCTGGGCTCACCAACGTAGTCCTATTGCCAACATGATGGGTTGGCGTGATAAACCTGTTGCTCTTTCAATTGTTCAAGCTCGTGTTGTGGGTCTTGCTCACTTTTCAGTGGGATATGTACTTACTTATGCAGCTTTTCTAATTGCTTCTACTTCAGGAAAATTTGGTTAACTTAATATTATTTATTAGTCTAAATTAACAAATTATCTTTTTATTTTGCTCCATTCTATTTATCGAATGGAGTTTTTTTTGCTTATTATTTTCTCTAATTCTCTTTTCTATTTTAATTTTAATCTTGCCTTAATCAGTAAGTTTAATGCATTAATCTTGGCTATCATAAGTTAATTAATAAGTTAATAAAAATTTTACAGGTTTAGTAACAGCAACTATATTAATAATGCTCTAAAACTAAATAATATTTAGATATAGCATTTGGATTATGTTGTATATTTTTTATTTTCTGTGATAAAATTCGTAAAAGTTAAGACTTATATTGCTTCCCTTAGTTTAATAGTTAATAAATGCGGGACTTTTATACAGCTAGAGATATAATAGTCATTTAGATAGCATAATCTAAACTTTAGCAATTAACCCTGTTGTTCAGATTTTTTATACATTAGTATTGCCATAAAAGTTACTGCAGCTACTCTTTTATTTTAGCCTCACATTACAATATTAGTTAGATATTATTAATCATTCTTTTGATTTACTCCTAGCTATTTAAAGCTAGGTATTCCAAATATTTTCTCCTTTATAAGTATTATGTGTTGTCATAATAACAAATCTTGATAAAAGACAAGAATGCTTAAGTGGCTAATAAGATAGATTAGTAGCTACTTATTTAAGTTTTGTTAATAATTAGACCTGTCTAAGCTATTGCTTCAAGCATTGATAGACTGAATTCTCATCGCTGCAATATTAATAACTCTATAATTAGTCTAGATTTATTACTAAGTCTATAAGTTTGAACAGTGGTTGCAGTGACATGGGTTTGAATCAGTTTGATTCAGATAACTATTGAAAACTTAGTACTTCATACACTTAACTATATATTCTACATCTAAATCATTTTTGATTAATGCTAAGCATAAATAAAAGTCTTAATTTGTGCTATTTTGATCAAATAAATACTATATGACATTTTTTTGTGTTGACTAAAATTTTTTCTAGTGATACTATTCCTTAAATATGTTTATGAACGATACTACTTGTCTTAAACCTGCTTTATTTTCGTAGAATAAGAATCAAAATAAGTGTAGATTTTTATCAAAACTAAAGGTGATAGAGATTGCTATTGGCTTGGTAATTGCTTATAAAAATAAACTATTGATATAATTATTAGGAGTAAACTAATATGCTAAGTATCTATGTACTGATTATTAATTATATAGTAGCTATAACTTGATTAATCTAAACCTAAGTATAGATTTTAACTCATATATTTATTTATTTTGAGGAGGCAACTTGTCTTTTATTCTTAGCATTTGAAGCTAGTGTTAAGAGTAATAGGCTAGTGAACTTGATTAATCTATCTTGAGACGGGCGACAATTTAGTTAAGACTACTATAAAAAAATTTGTATAATTTACTAACCACCAGATTTATAGGTTCAGACATAACACGTATTGCTACTCACTGCAAAAAAAATTGTTAAGTTCACATTTTTGCTTTACAAGATCTTGATTAAATTTGCTGGTTTTGATATAGAAACTGCTTATTTAAGCCTATTATAATGCTATCTTTTATGTAAGCAATCCTAAGATTATGATACGATATCGTGTTGAATATGCTACTTAGTTCATTCTAAATAAGATATCTTAGCAAGATTAATATGAAACTAAAGACTTAATTCTAGAGATAAAAAATTAAAAACTGATTATTATTTGATGACTTAGTTCACTAATTACAGCCGTATATTCATAGTTTTACTTCTTAATAACTACATAATTAGTGTCTTTAAATTTAATTAAGCCTCTGTTATTCAGTTATTGTAGTATTAATTTTTGGCAAATGATTAAAAATCTTAGACTGATATTAAACTTGTTTATCAGTATCATTTAAATTAATATCTCTTAACTAATTTAAACTATTCAATTATTATTTTAAAGCTGTTTTAATACTTTTATTTTAATTTTTTGGATAAAATTATTAGTGAATTGATGTCTATATTCTATACTAATATTAACTACACTGAAGGAAATCTTTTTTAAACTGGTAGCGGATGTCGATTTTAGCTGACAATATAAGCAGATTATAGATTTTTACAAACAAAAGTCAATATAAAAATGGCTAAAAAAGTTAAGAATAATGATAGGATTTACTATTTCTGTGACAAAAATATAATTCCCTGAAAGTTATTAATAACTTTCAGGGAATTATAAAAAATAGACTTAAACTATAAAGCGGCTTGACTTAACCAACACTCCAAACACCAGCAGCAATCTTAAATAGATCTTGCACGTGAACTGTACTACAAAGAAACCAAGCAAAAACTGCTCCTCCGCAGCCACCTAGCCAAAAACCACTGGTGAAATCAGCCCAACCAATCCGGGTAAACAAATCCGAGGGAGGATTATCAACGGTGACGTCAGCAGGAGGCATATAAGGCTGACTACCTGGCTGGTTATACAACAGGAACAGCAGGGTAAGGATATGGACAGCTCCAATGGCTGCCAAAACACCAGCAGTTTGTTGGTATTCGGTAGC comes from the Synechococcus sp. M16CYN genome and includes:
- the psaA gene encoding photosystem I core protein PsaA; amino-acid sequence: MTISPPERGSDVKSQVERVDKPATFELFGKPGHFDRTLAKGPKTTTWVWNLHANAHDFDAHTSDLQEVSRRIFSAHFGHLAVIFIWLSGAFFHGARFSNYSGWLLDPTHVKPSAQVVWPVFGQEVLNGDVGAGFHGIQITSGLFQVWRAWGITSETQLMALAIGALVMAGLMLNAGVFHYHRAAPRLEWFQNVESMLNHHLAGLLGLGSLSWAGHLIHVSLPITKLTDAIDAGEPLVLNGTTIASVADIPLPHEFFNQDLLAQLYPGIGSGVSAFFSGNWAAYSDFLTFKGGLNPVTGSLWMTDIAHHHVAIAVMFIVAGHMYRTNWGIGHSIKEIQENQKGDPLLFPATNGHDGLYEFMTTSWHAQLAVNLAISGSVSIIVAQHMYAMPPYPYIAIDYPTQIGLFTHHMWIGGFLIVGAGAHAAIAMVRDYDPAKHVDNVLDRVLKARDAIISHLNWVCIWLGAHSFGLYIHNDTMRALGRPQDMFSDSAISIQPIFAQWIQNIHASAAGSTVPNALAGASEIFNGSVVAVGNKVAAAPMPLGTADFMVHHIHAFTIHVTVLILLKGVLYARSSRLIPDKANLGFRFSCDGPGRGGTCQVSAWDHVFLGLFWMYNSLSVVIFHFSWKMQSDIWGTMNADGSVAHITNGNFAQSAITINGWLRDFLWAQAVQVINSYGSATSAYGIMFLGAHFIWAFSLMFLFSGRGYWQELIESIVWAHNKLKVAPAIQPRALSIIQGRAVGVAHYLLGGIATTWAFFHAHILVVG
- a CDS encoding photosystem I reaction center protein subunit XI; protein product: MTVTPAADPCVGNLATPVNSGYFIKSLINNLPLYRQGISPNFRGLETGAAFGYLLYGPFTICGPLRATEYQQTAGVLAAIGAVHILTLLFLLYNQPGSQPYMPPADVTVDNPPSDLFTRIGWADFTSGFWLGGCGGAVFAWFLCSTVHVQDLFKIAAGVWSVG
- the cobJ gene encoding precorrin-3B C(17)-methyltransferase, encoding MQLGHLNQIIPQEKDFKVELARYWQPENRFVIVGSVGAITRLIAPIIRGKDLDPAILVLDPGGEHVIPLLGGHSSGAERCALELAAELGGTAVITSSCFYERRLPVDCFGEAWGWRRSGTAESWRNLMKNQARAQPMRVMQNSGDRRWLNATIFPLIDMVEAGSIDFFIGPNHYEGCSWHPPTLWIGVGCERGTSITVLRRGIARSLDEAGLAIEAVAGLATADRKANEPALLALCEENRWLLRTYAAENLATISAPTPSETVFKEMGTASVAEAAALLTVGNKGSLLQTKRVYHASKSEKGAVTIAVAESTIAIAPQRGELHLIGSGPGDPALLSNDCKGALSRCSCWVGYKLYLDLIEPLRQPEQIRFDGELTKERDRCSEALELACQGARVALISSGDSGIYGMAGLALDLWLQRTKRERPKFQVHPGISALQLAAAKVGAPLMHDFCAISLSDWLTPWHVIEKRIKSAATGDFVIALYNPRSKDRDWQLAKTQDVLLKYRRHSTPVALARQLGRENESIKLTTLEALIPEQVDMLTIILIGNSSSYSKDGMMLTPRVYTGTQ
- the psaB gene encoding photosystem I core protein PsaB, with product MATKFPSFSQGLAQDPTTRRIWYGIATAHDFESHDGMTEERLYQKLFSTHFGHLAIIGLWVSGNLFHIAWQGNFEQWVIDPLHVRPIAHAIWDPHFGQGAIDAFTQAGASSPVNVAYSGLYHWFYTIGMTTNAELYQGSIFMMILSAWALFAGWLHLQPKFRPSLAFFKNAESRLNHHLAVLFGFSSIAWTGHLVHVAIPESRGQHVGWDNFLSVMPHPAGLGPFFTGNWSVYAQNPDSMNQVFGSSEGSGTAILTFLGGFHPQTEALWLTDIAHHHLAIGCLFVIAGHMYRTNFGIGHSIKEILEAHNPPKGTPGDLGAGHKGLYDTINNSLHFQLGLALACLGVVTSLVAQHMYAMPSYAFIARDYTTQAALYTHHQYIAIALMCGAFAHGAIFFIRDYEPEANRDNVLARMLEHKEAIISHLSWVSLFLGFHTLGLYVHNDVVVAFGTPEKQILVEPVFAQFVQAASGKAIYGFDVLLSNAGGAAANANAAYMDGWMGAINGNTDVFLPIGPGDFLVHHAIALGLHTTTLILVKGALDARGSKLMPDKKDFGYSFPCDGPGRGGTCDISAWDAFYLAVFWALNTVGWLTFYWHWKHLAIWSGNVAQFNESSTYLMGWFRDYLWLNSSQLINGYNPFGSNNLAVWAWMFLFGHLVWATGFMFLISWRGYWQELIETIVWAHQRSPIANMMGWRDKPVALSIVQARVVGLAHFSVGYVLTYAAFLIASTSGKFG